GCGCAGTACGCGCATCGCGCTACGTTAACGTGACTGGGATGGCGCTGGGCTATATGCGTGTCCGCCTCAAGGATGGCACGGTGGGGTTCATCCCCAAGGTCTCGGTCCAGTGACCGAGCTGGCCTTGTCATAGTCGCCGCGGGCTGGCGAGGAAATCCGTCAGCGGGACAAGACGCGCGATGGCAGCCAATAAACGCGGCTGGTTGATGGTTTTGGTCTGTTTCCTGACCCTCGTCTTTCTGTTCGGTTCCAGCTACAACACCGCTTCGGTTTTCTTCTCCCCCTTGCTCAAGACTTTCGGCTGGAGCCGGGCACGAGTCTCCTCGCTGGCGACCGTTTTGGCGTTGGCCGCGGGTGGCTCCGTGCCGGCAATCGGCTGGCTACTGGACCGTATCGAAGCCCGCCTGATGATGACCGCCGGCGCGCTGCTGATTTTGGGCGGCTTCATTCTTGCCAGCCAGGCCCGTTCCTACCACACGATGGTCACCGCCTACACCTTGTTGGGCCTCGGCGTGGCGGCCGGCACCCTGCTACCCTGCTCCCTGGTGATTGCCAACTGGTTCGACGCTCAGCTCGGGCTGGCCATGGGGCTGACGATGAGCGGAACGGCCCTGGGCGGCACCTTGATGGCTCCGATTTGCAGCCGAGTGATCGCCACCACCGGTTGGCGCGCGGGCTACCTGGTGCTGGCGGCCCCGATCCTGGTGCTGGTAATTCCTCTCGTCCTGCTCACCATAGACACCCCGAGCTTATCTTCCGGCGCTTCCCCCTCAGTTCGCCCGGAGCGTCTCGGCGAAGGGCTGGAGATCGGCGAAGCGCTGCGCTCCCGCTCGCTCTGGCTAATCGCGGCGACGCAGTTGCTGTGGGCTTTCGCAGTCACCGCAGTCAACCTACACATGGTTCCAGTTCTGATCGGCCAGGGGCTTAATGCGATGCGCGCGGCCACCATTCTAAGCCTGGTCCTGGCCCTGTCGGCCTGCGGTAAGCTGGTGCTGGGATTGATAGCCGATAGAGCCGGCGGTCGCTGGGCCCTGGCCGGAGGGCTGCTCGCGATGGCAGTGGGAAGCGCTGCGCTGGGCGGCGCTCGACACGGATTGTGGCTGAACAGCT
This portion of the Candidatus Binataceae bacterium genome encodes:
- a CDS encoding MFS transporter, producing the protein MAANKRGWLMVLVCFLTLVFLFGSSYNTASVFFSPLLKTFGWSRARVSSLATVLALAAGGSVPAIGWLLDRIEARLMMTAGALLILGGFILASQARSYHTMVTAYTLLGLGVAAGTLLPCSLVIANWFDAQLGLAMGLTMSGTALGGTLMAPICSRVIATTGWRAGYLVLAAPILVLVIPLVLLTIDTPSLSSGASPSVRPERLGEGLEIGEALRSRSLWLIAATQLLWAFAVTAVNLHMVPVLIGQGLNAMRAATILSLVLALSACGKLVLGLIADRAGGRWALAGGLLAMAVGSAALGGARHGLWLNSFILFYGLSCGAPLVLIPVVITESLGRKRYGSLAGFVGIFHTTGAALGPLAMGYLFDLHGSYTLGLLSCVAALSLGALLLPGARSLAQGAEMERVLATPNRSAI